Proteins encoded by one window of Halomonas sp. SH5A2:
- the nqrM gene encoding (Na+)-NQR maturation NqrM has protein sequence MAIWLLVFGFMALVMTVMAVGVIMGRKPIAGSCGGLNQIGMKDGCDICGGKDKVCEEENRKRGSARRRSDESRGADLGYNASRR, from the coding sequence ATGGCCATCTGGCTACTGGTTTTCGGATTCATGGCCTTGGTGATGACGGTCATGGCCGTGGGGGTCATCATGGGACGCAAACCTATTGCGGGTTCCTGTGGTGGCTTGAATCAAATCGGCATGAAAGACGGCTGCGATATCTGCGGCGGTAAAGACAAGGTGTGCGAAGAAGAGAATCGTAAACGCGGTAGCGCACGTCGCCGTAGCGATGAAAGCCGTGGTGCCGATCTAGGTTACAACGCTTCGCGTCGTTAA
- the nqrE gene encoding NADH:ubiquinone reductase (Na(+)-transporting) subunit E: MEHYLSLFVASVFVENMALAFFLGMCTFLAVSKKVSSAIGLGIAVIVVLTVTVPVNNLVFTFLLQEGALTWTGINGAENIDLSFLGLLSYIGVIAALVQIMEMFLDKYVPTLYNALGVFLPLITVNCAILGGVLFMVERSYNFGESVVYGFGAGTGWALAIAALAGIREKLKYSDVPAGLQGLGITFITVGLMSLGFMSFSGIQL, encoded by the coding sequence ATGGAACACTATTTAAGCCTTTTTGTTGCTTCGGTCTTCGTTGAAAACATGGCGTTGGCCTTCTTCCTCGGCATGTGTACCTTTTTGGCTGTATCCAAAAAGGTATCCTCCGCGATTGGTCTGGGTATTGCAGTTATCGTTGTTCTGACCGTCACCGTGCCGGTCAACAACCTGGTATTCACCTTCTTGCTTCAAGAAGGGGCACTGACCTGGACCGGCATCAATGGTGCTGAAAACATCGACCTGTCGTTCCTCGGGTTGCTCAGCTATATCGGCGTTATTGCGGCGCTTGTTCAGATCATGGAAATGTTCCTGGATAAGTACGTGCCTACGCTCTATAACGCGCTGGGGGTTTTCCTGCCGCTGATTACGGTGAACTGCGCCATCCTCGGTGGCGTGCTGTTCATGGTTGAGCGTAGTTACAACTTTGGTGAGTCGGTTGTATACGGGTTTGGTGCAGGCACCGGCTGGGCGCTGGCGATCGCTGCCTTGGCAGGTATCCGCGAAAAACTCAAGTACAGCGATGTACCGGCTGGTTTGCAGGGCCTGGGTATCACCTTTATCACCGTAGGGCTGATGTCGTTGGGCTTTATGTCCTTCTCAGGCATTCAGCTTTAA
- the holA gene encoding DNA polymerase III subunit delta produces the protein MKVFADQLPAALAKSLPKVVIVAGDEPLQHRDACDAVRAAARQGGIEEREVLDVEPNFAWGRLLEVASNLSLFATNKLLELRLGQHKLGQEGSKALAEYAQHLDNNDDLLLISMGKLDAKQQKSAWFKALDKHGLFVPVWPVDVSRLGYFLRDRASLHGLQIDLDAARLLGERTEGNLLAADQAMQKLALIHPQGTRLNAESIAQGVEDSTRFDVFTLADACLKGEPSRVSRIVTGLRSEGVEAPIVLWALTRELRTLLSLHQHMDQGQSFEHACKAQKPMIFDKRRPGYQKATQRLPMKRLHKLLLMAQRLDLAVKGASPVPLWPGLHDLAMTMAGGRGLLAESAWTYRVAPSF, from the coding sequence GTGAAAGTCTTTGCCGATCAACTGCCCGCCGCACTGGCCAAGTCGCTGCCTAAGGTCGTGATCGTGGCAGGCGATGAGCCGCTGCAACACCGCGATGCCTGCGATGCGGTGAGAGCCGCTGCCCGCCAGGGGGGTATCGAGGAGCGCGAAGTACTCGATGTTGAGCCCAACTTTGCCTGGGGGCGGCTGCTTGAAGTGGCGAGCAACCTGTCGCTGTTCGCCACCAACAAGCTGCTTGAACTGCGTTTGGGCCAGCACAAGCTGGGTCAGGAAGGCAGTAAGGCGCTGGCTGAGTACGCCCAGCACCTGGACAATAACGATGACCTGCTATTGATCAGCATGGGCAAGCTGGATGCCAAGCAGCAAAAAAGTGCCTGGTTCAAGGCGCTCGACAAGCATGGCTTGTTCGTCCCGGTATGGCCGGTTGATGTCTCGCGGCTGGGCTATTTTCTGCGCGACCGAGCCTCGCTTCACGGCTTACAGATTGACCTCGACGCTGCTCGCCTGCTGGGTGAGCGAACCGAAGGCAATCTGCTGGCCGCTGATCAGGCGATGCAGAAACTGGCCCTCATCCACCCCCAGGGCACACGGCTTAATGCGGAAAGCATCGCTCAGGGCGTGGAAGACAGCACCCGCTTTGATGTTTTCACCCTAGCCGACGCCTGTTTGAAAGGCGAACCCAGCCGTGTCTCGCGGATTGTCACCGGGTTGCGTAGTGAAGGCGTGGAAGCGCCTATCGTTCTCTGGGCACTAACCCGCGAGCTGCGTACCCTGCTGTCGCTGCATCAACACATGGACCAGGGCCAAAGCTTTGAGCATGCCTGCAAGGCACAAAAGCCGATGATTTTTGACAAACGCCGTCCGGGCTATCAAAAAGCCACTCAGCGACTGCCCATGAAGCGTTTGCATAAGCTGCTGTTGATGGCTCAGCGGCTGGATCTCGCCGTTAAGGGAGCGTCACCGGTGCCGTTATGGCCCGGGTTGCATGATCTGGCGATGACCATGGCCGGTGGACGCGGCTTACTGGCTGAATCCGCCTGGACGTACCGCGTTGCTCCCAGCTTTTAA
- a CDS encoding PA2779 family protein, translating into MKKIRAYLSTLLIAALVITSLPVAAAPAASPSTDLVSTQSVLANDSAQADRERIHQLLNRADIQDALVKQGVDLDEVEARVAALSDAEAQQMANQLEELPAGAGVVGALFAVFVILLVTDILGLTDVYPFTR; encoded by the coding sequence ATGAAAAAAATACGTGCCTATCTCTCGACGCTGCTTATCGCCGCCCTGGTCATTACCAGCCTGCCCGTTGCGGCAGCACCGGCTGCATCACCCTCTACAGACCTGGTCAGCACGCAGTCAGTTTTAGCCAACGATAGCGCCCAGGCAGACCGCGAGCGGATCCATCAGCTGCTTAACCGCGCCGATATTCAGGACGCACTGGTTAAACAAGGCGTTGACCTGGATGAGGTGGAAGCGCGTGTTGCTGCTTTGAGCGATGCTGAAGCCCAGCAAATGGCCAACCAACTGGAAGAATTGCCAGCGGGTGCGGGGGTCGTCGGCGCCCTGTTTGCCGTATTCGTAATTCTACTGGTGACCGATATTCTCGGCCTGACCGACGTTTATCCGTTTACGCGCTAA
- a CDS encoding PA2778 family cysteine peptidase: protein MKPILMNAIYCFQNARLAGVFVLMLLLTACASAPQLRDGTEQRLPRQSELSDVPFYAQTEYQCGPAALAMVLNHQGVDTDVETLIPQVFIPDREGSVQPEMLATVRRHERLAFPIRGSFDDLLGHLAAGDPVVVIQNLSLAAFPMWHYAVAIGYDLDSDTLTLRSGEIERHTMSFSRFDATWGRTDRWGFVVAKPGTLPEGITARNAINAISAYEEAHGPQATLSSWHAMVERYPGNAVGQFGLGNAYYANQQSDKALSAFQAATQHDPQMGAAWLNIGLLQLQRDKPEAAREALSKAASIEGSWQARAQETLENQLGN, encoded by the coding sequence ATGAAGCCTATCCTCATGAACGCTATCTATTGCTTTCAAAACGCCCGCCTCGCGGGCGTTTTCGTCTTGATGCTGTTACTCACGGCTTGCGCCAGTGCCCCGCAGCTGCGCGATGGCACTGAGCAGCGCCTGCCCCGCCAAAGCGAGCTCAGCGACGTTCCCTTTTACGCTCAAACCGAGTACCAGTGCGGCCCGGCGGCCCTGGCCATGGTACTGAATCACCAGGGCGTCGATACGGACGTCGAGACGCTTATCCCCCAGGTATTTATTCCCGACCGCGAGGGTAGCGTTCAACCGGAAATGCTGGCCACCGTACGTCGTCATGAACGTCTCGCTTTTCCCATTCGCGGCAGCTTCGACGACCTGTTGGGGCATCTGGCCGCCGGAGACCCGGTTGTGGTCATTCAGAACCTCTCGCTTGCGGCGTTCCCCATGTGGCATTACGCGGTGGCGATCGGCTACGACCTGGATAGCGATACCCTGACGCTGCGCAGCGGTGAGATCGAGCGGCACACAATGTCGTTCAGCCGTTTTGATGCCACCTGGGGACGGACCGATCGTTGGGGATTTGTGGTGGCCAAGCCGGGTACCCTGCCCGAGGGCATTACCGCACGCAACGCCATCAATGCGATCAGCGCCTATGAGGAAGCGCATGGCCCCCAAGCCACGCTAAGCAGCTGGCATGCAATGGTCGAGCGTTACCCTGGCAATGCGGTTGGTCAGTTTGGCCTGGGGAACGCCTACTACGCCAACCAGCAATCAGACAAAGCACTCAGCGCCTTCCAGGCAGCCACTCAGCATGATCCACAAATGGGCGCGGCGTGGCTGAATATCGGGCTATTGCAGCTGCAGAGGGACAAGCCGGAGGCGGCTAGGGAGGCACTTAGCAAAGCGGCGTCCATTGAAGGCAGCTGGCAGGCACGCGCTCAGGAGACGTTGGAAAATCAACTGGGCAATTAA
- a CDS encoding NADH:ubiquinone reductase (Na(+)-transporting) subunit D yields MADANAKGVLTAPIFKNNPIALQILGICSALAVTTSMSVSLVMALAVIFVSAFANLFVSLIRNHIPSSIRIIVQMTIIASLVIVVDQILKAYAYEMSKQLSVFVGLIITNCIVMGRAEGFAMSNTPGMSFLDGIGNGLGYGFVLMVVGFFRELLGSGSVFGFTVLQTVQDGGWYVGNGLLLLPPSAFFIIGLLIWVMRSLNPEQVEENEFKMKENTQPKEAV; encoded by the coding sequence ATGGCGGACGCAAATGCAAAAGGCGTTTTAACGGCGCCGATTTTCAAGAACAACCCCATTGCGCTACAGATATTGGGGATCTGTTCGGCACTCGCGGTAACGACCAGCATGAGCGTTTCATTGGTAATGGCACTCGCCGTTATCTTTGTAAGCGCATTTGCTAACCTGTTCGTTTCGCTAATTCGGAATCATATTCCGTCTTCAATACGGATAATCGTTCAGATGACCATTATTGCCTCGCTGGTAATCGTGGTGGATCAGATTCTGAAAGCCTATGCGTATGAAATGTCCAAGCAGCTATCGGTCTTCGTGGGCCTGATCATTACCAACTGTATCGTCATGGGACGTGCGGAAGGCTTTGCGATGTCCAACACGCCCGGCATGTCCTTCCTGGACGGTATCGGTAACGGTCTGGGCTACGGCTTTGTATTGATGGTTGTTGGTTTCTTCCGCGAACTGCTGGGGTCTGGCAGCGTGTTTGGCTTCACGGTACTGCAGACCGTTCAGGACGGTGGCTGGTACGTGGGCAACGGCTTGCTGCTACTTCCGCCTTCCGCGTTCTTCATCATTGGCCTGCTGATTTGGGTGATGCGTTCACTCAACCCGGAGCAGGTTGAAGAGAACGAGTTCAAGATGAAGGAAAATACTCAACCGAAGGAGGCCGTGTAA
- the lptE gene encoding LPS assembly lipoprotein LptE, translating into MNRRTFLATSMAASAAVLLSACGFRLRGAGSMPSLPPLALEGDTNSDLARQLSDRLEQQGTQLSDSGEWRVTLGSPRLDERRLGGEGRGSRDHELTLSTTVSVQRREDNAYLLNGETLSTSTRIRVNDDDLLNRDDLFREAEQTLNRELAERIIERLSALDNAS; encoded by the coding sequence ATGAATCGACGGACCTTTTTAGCCACCAGCATGGCCGCTTCAGCGGCCGTGCTCCTCAGCGCCTGCGGTTTTCGACTGCGCGGCGCTGGTTCAATGCCCAGCCTGCCGCCGCTGGCCCTTGAAGGCGACACCAATAGCGACCTGGCCCGCCAGCTCAGCGACCGTTTGGAGCAGCAAGGCACTCAGCTCAGTGATAGCGGCGAGTGGCGCGTAACCCTGGGATCGCCGAGGCTCGACGAACGGCGCCTGGGTGGTGAAGGCCGCGGCAGCCGAGACCACGAGCTGACCCTTAGCACGACAGTGTCCGTTCAACGCCGTGAGGACAACGCCTACCTGCTCAATGGCGAGACGCTATCGACCAGCACCCGCATACGCGTCAACGACGATGACCTGCTCAACCGTGACGATCTGTTCAGAGAAGCCGAGCAGACCCTCAATCGTGAATTGGCGGAGCGCATTATCGAACGTCTCAGCGCCCTTGATAACGCCTCGTGA
- the nqrF gene encoding NADH:ubiquinone reductase (Na(+)-transporting) subunit F: MVDTTVILLGVVMFTVIVLSLTAIILAARSKLVSSGDVTIEVNEDPEHTLTTQAGGKLLNTLAANGIFLSSACGGGGSCAQCKCRVETGGGSILPTEESHFTMREKKEGWRLSCQVPVKQDMKIEVPEEVFGVKKWECEVIDNPNVATFIKELNLKLPEGEEVAFRAGGYVQLVAPPYDIKFSDFDIEEEYRGDWEKFGLFDVSHKNNEEVIRAYSMANYPDEKGILKFNIRIATPPPGTSHPPGLMSTYVFSLKPGDKVTVMGPFGEFFAKDTNAEMIFIGGGAGMAPMRSHIFDQLKRLKTDRKISFWYGARSWRETFYNEEYDKLAEEFPNFEWHLALSDALPEDNWDGPTGFIHNVLYENYLKDHPAPEDCEYYMCGPPMMNASCIKLLLDLGVEPENIMLDDFGG; the protein is encoded by the coding sequence ATGGTTGATACAACTGTCATCTTGCTCGGTGTTGTCATGTTTACGGTCATCGTTCTCAGTTTAACGGCGATCATCCTGGCAGCGCGCAGCAAGCTTGTGAGTAGTGGGGACGTGACCATTGAGGTCAATGAAGACCCTGAACATACCTTGACGACCCAGGCCGGTGGCAAACTACTGAACACCCTGGCTGCCAATGGTATTTTCCTTTCCTCGGCATGTGGCGGTGGTGGTTCCTGCGCCCAGTGCAAGTGTCGTGTAGAGACAGGCGGTGGTTCTATCCTGCCGACCGAAGAGTCGCACTTCACCATGCGCGAGAAGAAAGAAGGCTGGCGCCTTTCTTGTCAGGTGCCGGTCAAGCAGGACATGAAGATTGAAGTGCCAGAGGAAGTATTTGGCGTCAAGAAGTGGGAATGCGAGGTTATCGATAACCCCAACGTTGCCACCTTTATCAAAGAGCTGAACCTGAAGCTGCCGGAAGGCGAAGAAGTTGCCTTCCGCGCCGGTGGCTATGTGCAGTTGGTGGCACCGCCGTACGATATCAAGTTCTCTGATTTTGATATCGAAGAGGAATACCGCGGCGACTGGGAAAAATTCGGCTTGTTCGATGTTTCCCACAAGAACAACGAGGAAGTCATTCGCGCTTACTCAATGGCGAACTACCCGGATGAAAAGGGTATCCTTAAGTTCAACATCCGTATCGCGACGCCGCCTCCCGGCACCAGCCATCCGCCAGGGCTCATGTCGACCTATGTCTTTAGCCTGAAGCCGGGCGACAAAGTGACCGTGATGGGACCGTTCGGTGAATTCTTTGCCAAGGATACCAACGCCGAAATGATCTTTATCGGCGGCGGGGCTGGCATGGCACCAATGCGTAGCCATATCTTCGACCAGCTCAAGCGATTGAAAACTGATCGTAAAATTTCATTCTGGTACGGTGCTCGCTCATGGCGTGAAACCTTCTATAATGAAGAATACGACAAACTAGCCGAAGAATTCCCGAACTTCGAATGGCACCTGGCGTTGTCCGACGCACTGCCTGAAGATAACTGGGACGGGCCAACGGGCTTCATTCACAACGTGTTGTATGAAAACTATCTGAAGGACCACCCCGCGCCTGAAGATTGCGAGTACTACATGTGTGGGCCGCCCATGATGAACGCCTCTTGCATCAAGCTGCTGCTTGATCTGGGTGTTGAGCCGGAAAACATCATGCTGGATGACTTCGGCGGTTAA
- a CDS encoding Na(+)-translocating NADH-quinone reductase subunit C produces MAQGNNSIKKILIVAFALCIVCSVIVSTAAVALRPAQQLNQELDRKTNILNVAKLYEPGMDVEETFNQQITARVVDMESGEYTDEFDPDTFNHFEAARDPATGRTLSGEKDIAGLNRVENYSTVYLIGDENDPEQIVLPIRGQGLWGLMRGFIAVEGDGNTIVSITYYEHSETPGLGAEVNNPRWQSQWEGKEVYDEEGDLSPEIHLTKGGASNEHEVDALSGATLTSNGVTNMLQFWLSEEGFGPYLAKFRSGTDPEDAEDTDTNFEDVEGA; encoded by the coding sequence ATGGCACAAGGTAATAACTCAATCAAAAAGATCCTGATAGTGGCGTTTGCACTATGTATCGTGTGCTCCGTCATTGTCTCGACTGCGGCGGTGGCGTTACGCCCCGCGCAGCAGTTGAACCAGGAACTGGACCGTAAGACCAACATTCTTAATGTGGCTAAACTCTACGAGCCGGGTATGGATGTTGAAGAAACATTCAATCAGCAGATTACGGCCCGTGTTGTTGATATGGAAAGCGGTGAGTACACCGACGAGTTCGACCCTGATACCTTCAATCACTTTGAAGCCGCAAGGGATCCGGCCACTGGCCGTACGCTGTCAGGTGAAAAGGACATTGCGGGTCTAAATCGGGTAGAAAACTACTCCACTGTGTACCTGATTGGCGATGAAAACGATCCGGAACAGATCGTGCTGCCGATTCGTGGCCAAGGCCTTTGGGGGCTGATGCGTGGCTTCATTGCAGTAGAAGGTGATGGCAATACCATTGTCAGTATCACCTACTACGAGCACAGTGAAACGCCAGGCCTGGGTGCTGAAGTTAACAACCCGCGCTGGCAGTCCCAGTGGGAAGGTAAAGAGGTTTACGACGAAGAGGGTGACCTCTCGCCGGAAATCCACCTGACCAAAGGCGGCGCGAGTAACGAACACGAAGTGGATGCGCTATCCGGCGCGACGCTGACCAGTAACGGCGTGACCAATATGCTGCAATTCTGGTTAAGCGAAGAAGGCTTCGGTCCGTATTTGGCAAAATTCCGTAGCGGCACTGACCCGGAAGACGCCGAAGACACCGATACCAACTTCGAAGACGTTGAGGGGGCCTAA
- a CDS encoding NADH:ubiquinone reductase (Na(+)-transporting) subunit B — protein sequence MMGIRQTLDNIEPHFHKGGKYEKFYPLYEAVDTIFYSPPNVAKTTAHVRDGIDLKRIMITVWMCTFPAMFFGMWNAGWQANTAIDAGYASMGGWREAIMMTLAGGHDPSSLWANFVLGATYFLPIYLVTFVVGGFWEVLFAIKRGHEVNEGFFVTSVLFALILPATIPLWQVALGITFGVVIGKEIFGGTGKNFLNPALTGRAFLYFAYPAQISGDAVWVAADGYTGATALSLAFQEGMGSLADTFSWWDAFLGFVPGSVGEVSTLAIFIGAAVLLWTRIASWRIMLGVFLGMVITSTLFNLMGSDTNPMFAMPWYWHLVIGGFAFGMVFMATDPVSASMTNQGRLLFGALIGVMTVLIRVVNPAFPEGIMLAILFANLFAPLIDHYFVQANIKRRVKRTGVPAEETA from the coding sequence GTGGTAAGTACGAGAAGTTTTACCCGCTTTATGAAGCCGTAGATACGATTTTCTACTCACCCCCCAATGTGGCCAAAACCACCGCCCATGTGCGCGACGGCATCGACCTGAAGCGCATCATGATCACCGTCTGGATGTGCACCTTCCCGGCGATGTTCTTTGGTATGTGGAACGCGGGCTGGCAGGCCAATACGGCTATCGATGCAGGCTATGCATCGATGGGCGGCTGGCGCGAAGCCATCATGATGACCCTGGCAGGAGGGCACGACCCGAGCAGCCTGTGGGCCAACTTCGTATTAGGGGCAACCTACTTCCTGCCGATCTACCTGGTGACATTCGTCGTCGGTGGTTTCTGGGAAGTGCTCTTTGCCATCAAGCGCGGCCACGAGGTTAACGAAGGCTTCTTCGTAACATCCGTGCTGTTCGCACTGATCTTGCCGGCGACGATTCCGCTTTGGCAGGTGGCGTTGGGTATCACCTTCGGGGTGGTCATTGGTAAAGAGATTTTCGGGGGTACCGGGAAAAACTTCCTGAACCCCGCGCTGACCGGCCGGGCATTTCTGTACTTTGCTTACCCGGCGCAAATCTCCGGCGATGCTGTCTGGGTGGCGGCCGACGGCTACACAGGTGCCACGGCGCTGTCGCTGGCCTTCCAGGAAGGCATGGGCTCGCTGGCTGACACCTTCAGCTGGTGGGACGCTTTCCTCGGTTTTGTACCTGGCTCGGTAGGCGAGGTGTCCACGCTGGCGATCTTTATTGGCGCTGCCGTTCTGCTGTGGACCCGGATAGCCAGTTGGCGAATCATGCTGGGCGTTTTCCTGGGTATGGTCATCACCAGTACGTTGTTCAATCTAATGGGGTCTGATACCAATCCGATGTTCGCGATGCCGTGGTACTGGCATCTGGTGATTGGCGGTTTTGCCTTTGGCATGGTGTTCATGGCGACGGACCCGGTATCTGCCTCCATGACGAACCAGGGCCGCCTGCTGTTTGGCGCCTTGATCGGTGTGATGACCGTGCTGATCCGCGTGGTAAACCCGGCTTTCCCGGAAGGCATCATGCTGGCGATACTCTTCGCCAACCTGTTTGCCCCGCTGATTGACCACTACTTCGTGCAGGCCAATATCAAACGTCGCGTCAAGCGTACGGGCGTACCGGCCGAGGAGACTGCCTAA